Proteins co-encoded in one Verrucomicrobiota bacterium genomic window:
- a CDS encoding transposase family protein, translated as WSYDLVSTWTHEGRVVRLLTLIDEHSRECLAILTARRIGAQEVIEQLAEVMVSRGIPEHIRSDNGPEFTAKVLRGWLQRIGAKTLYIEPGSPWENGYCESFNGTLRDELLNGEIFYSLKEARIAMDSTEGTVAPSLT; from the coding sequence CTGGAGCTACGACTTGGTGAGCACCTGGACGCACGAGGGGCGCGTGGTGAGGTTGCTGACCTTGATCGACGAGCACAGCCGGGAGTGCCTGGCGATCCTGACGGCGAGGCGCATCGGCGCGCAGGAGGTGATCGAGCAGCTGGCCGAGGTGATGGTCAGTCGGGGCATCCCCGAGCACATCCGCTCGGACAACGGCCCGGAGTTCACCGCCAAGGTGCTCAGGGGGTGGCTGCAGCGGATCGGGGCGAAGACGCTGTACATTGAGCCGGGCAGTCCCTGGGAGAACGGCTACTGCGAGAGCTTCAACGGCACGCTGAGGGACGAGCTGCTCAATGGGGAGATCTTCTACAGCCTGAAGGAAGCGCGCATCGCTATGGACTCGACTGAAGGCACTGTGGCCCCCTCTTTGACGTAG
- a CDS encoding restriction endonuclease, which yields MKIGEIFRYARPYDHVDRRKDGLPNYFYETYTNDQKYPVLEAGINPIQKTKATDALRCAAILISSSPHKVGNETTPWQDTFDPDHGHVRYFGDNKTAKVDPATPRGNRALLEQFEFHSGTTREVRLRACPVLVFKRVTIADRVKGNVEFQGFGIIERVERVTQHGGGGKTAFTNYSFDFAIFNLEGENEEFNWNWISARRDAKLSAEQTLALAPKSWRMWVDDGSKVLERCRRRTVRLRTRKVEDQKPAKGSKEAQALQEIYSFYAGKKSRFEALAALITEHVISEEGTRYRPGWLTPASSDGGADFVGRMDVGSDLAMAKIIVLGQAKCEKLDSPTGGNHIARTVARLRRGWVGAYVTTSFFSEAVQREVLEDRYPIILINGLKVAQVVLQVAHKRGLPNVEALLREVDSQYERLVMQRGAEEILYD from the coding sequence ATGAAGATCGGTGAAATCTTCCGTTACGCGAGGCCATACGACCACGTTGACCGGCGTAAGGATGGCCTGCCGAACTACTTTTATGAGACGTATACGAATGACCAGAAATATCCCGTTCTGGAGGCGGGCATAAATCCAATCCAGAAGACCAAGGCAACCGATGCACTGCGCTGCGCGGCGATACTGATTTCCAGCAGCCCGCATAAAGTTGGTAATGAAACCACGCCTTGGCAGGACACCTTCGATCCCGATCATGGGCACGTGCGGTACTTTGGAGACAACAAGACCGCTAAGGTCGACCCGGCAACGCCGAGAGGTAACAGAGCCCTACTTGAGCAGTTTGAGTTTCATAGCGGTACGACGCGCGAGGTGCGGCTTCGAGCTTGCCCAGTACTGGTCTTCAAGCGCGTAACAATTGCGGATCGTGTAAAAGGTAACGTTGAATTTCAGGGGTTCGGCATCATCGAGCGAGTCGAGCGCGTGACGCAGCACGGCGGTGGAGGGAAGACCGCATTTACGAACTACTCGTTTGATTTCGCCATTTTCAACCTCGAGGGCGAGAATGAAGAATTCAACTGGAACTGGATTTCGGCGAGGAGGGATGCAAAACTCTCTGCGGAGCAGACGCTGGCACTCGCGCCGAAGTCCTGGCGCATGTGGGTGGATGACGGCAGCAAAGTACTGGAGCGTTGCCGTAGACGCACTGTGCGGCTCCGCACACGCAAGGTCGAAGACCAGAAACCGGCCAAGGGTTCGAAAGAAGCGCAGGCATTACAAGAAATATATAGCTTCTACGCTGGGAAGAAATCCAGGTTCGAGGCACTCGCGGCACTTATTACAGAACATGTGATTAGCGAGGAAGGTACTCGATATCGGCCAGGTTGGCTCACGCCGGCCTCATCAGATGGCGGCGCCGATTTCGTTGGCCGTATGGATGTCGGTTCGGACCTCGCGATGGCGAAAATCATCGTCCTGGGCCAAGCGAAGTGTGAAAAACTTGACTCACCAACGGGCGGAAACCACATTGCGCGTACAGTTGCGCGACTACGCCGTGGCTGGGTTGGGGCCTACGTCACCACGAGTTTTTTTTCTGAAGCGGTTCAGCGGGAGGTGCTCGAAGACAGGTACCCCATCATCTTGATTAATGGCTTGAAGGTCGCCCAGGTTGTACTCCAGGTTGCGCACAAGCGTGGGTTGCCGAACGTGGAGGCATTGCTTCGCGAAGTCGACAGCCAGTACGAGCGCCTTGTGATGCAACGTGGCGCAGAAGAAATTCTTTACGACTGA